One stretch of Pomacea canaliculata isolate SZHN2017 linkage group LG11, ASM307304v1, whole genome shotgun sequence DNA includes these proteins:
- the LOC112575762 gene encoding uncharacterized protein LOC112575762 isoform X3 gives MEGDGRSRDIYTSSTSFPRRLIVSTLLLSLQMSLYSRASAQDGRIMCDVLPAKLHGNTSLTCYFPEDVSKTRKEFSVYRYTDKNSPDDVLDCWWMLEKVECRHDQGYEYNKMISNKLSLEILEVSAPQVYACQLPGYGPESIITCDLKVEPEKTSCHVPSVKENEPTTFTCIFSVDLRVTRQDVKVIHQSNTETDVVSCTWINKEPSCTSVPGFEVNNTITDRLTIKVPRATLEYNGTYVCHLQVSQSEHFESCDFIVMTVSATTTPVGTIVAVTVGVITAVFVTVTVIIAFIIRKRRSRKPSEAKNRKEKKSMIQTDVNKTTKNFLADLSNGFRKTYPEYNTKAYVVPPLYFNDNTYELTTFAGEDVYVTIPPDQQTVKHDMAMGRVLKNLNLLAIFESEVMFVISQFDYNKYLANPTDEFADHSLPMPGELRKSDKHYGDFDILIIHRHHGLVVGVVKTCSGGCENNEVEVKDTLQTVVEELKQGCKQLDEAEKMLQHLLSDRITNQNQQMQVQKLLILPNLWEERLRIVLNEDQDVAQNLKKCLGFPETADISNKCLCCDHMWSPHRQQKIKDWFNSRFPEARDKAFASDNEYADIVARFCEAATIWSLNIPDHQSGILPKTLEDWVWMTGEVFNKPILQLQQWEILNTDSPRVFLSGPPASGKTRMLVLAGKRWMSEGHKVHVVSTGRKSRAASHVIYTELSMASKEMSGSCELITFEKEDTKERIDKLLKLAKTMYIIADEAYNAESSSFKDFVDGLQKVPNLHLWAASCLPNIAPQCCKPHLLKDSFTCPPAILARYDVSELAAKNTVDFWRYDSRTTAPTDGPPVIEVYHDDKGHNGDYPHDCKTCANEVMKLLQILCVIKPVGANQRAEGQAKLLSKDILVLCENDGETAVSAALKESGVSVKTVDEQNREQVFEANNNEVWEAKSEHMFGIKRKVVIYVEGNPKDKHKMPVKLKRLRGLTSATSQLIWLVGCKN, from the exons ATGGAAGGAGATggaagatcacgtgacatttataCCTCTAGCACGTCATTTCCGCGTCGTCTCATTGTGTCTACGTTACTCTTGAGCCTTCAAATGTCATTGTATTCAAGAGCATCAGCACAAG ATGGTCGAATAATGTGCGATGTTCTCCCTGCCAAACTACATGGTAACACTTCTCTGACTTGCTATTTTCCTGAGGATGTCAGTAAAACGAGGAAAGAGTTCAGTGTCTATCGATACACAGATAAAAACAGTCCAG ATGATGTTCTGGACTGCTGGTGGATGTTGGAAAAAGTAGAGTGTCGACATGACCAGGGATACGAGTATAACAAAATGATATCTAATAAACTGTCACTAGAGATCCTAGAAGTTTCAGCTCCACAGGTGTACGCCTGTCAGCTACCTGGCTATGGACCCGAGTCCATTATCACCTGTGACCTCAAGGTTGAGCCAG AAAAGACAAGCTGCCATGTTCCAAGTGTGAAGGAGAATGAACCGACAACATTCACATGTATCTTCAGTGTTGACCTCAGGGTCACGAGACAGGACGTCAAAGTCATCCATCAAAGCAACACAg AAACTGATGTCGTCAGCTGCACGTGGATAAACAAAGAACCATCCTGCACCTCAGTCCCGGGGtttgaagtaaacaacacaatCACTGATCGTCTGACAATCAAAGTACCCCGGGCTACTCTCGAGTACAATGGGACATACGTGTGTCACCTACAAGTCTCTCAGTCTGAACACTTTGAGTCATGTGACTTTATTGTAATGACAG TTTCAGCTACTACCACACCAGTGGGAACTATCGTCGCTGTAACTGTTGGAGTAATAACAGCCGTGTTTGTTACCGTAACAGTGATCATCGCCTTCATCATCAGAAAACGCAGATCACG CAAACCATCGGAAGCGAAAAATCGTAAGGAAAAGAAGTCAATGATACAAACC GATGTCAATAAAACTACAAAGAACTTCTTGGCTGACCTCTCCAATGGTTTCCGGAAGACATATCCCGAGTATAACACAAAAGCCTATGTTGTGCCGCCGTTGTACTTCAATGACAACACATATGAACTGACCACCTTTGCTGGAGAAGACGTGTACGTCACCATTCCACCCGATCAACAAACTGTGAAGCACGACATGGCCATGGGTCGGGTCTTGAAAAATCTTAACCTTCTAGCAATTTTTGAAAGTGAAGTGATGTTTGTCATATCGCAGTTCGACTACAACAAGTACTTGGCTAATCCTACGGACGAGTTCGCTGATCACAGTTTACCAATGCCTGGTGAACTGAGGAAGTCTGACAAACACTACGGAGACTTTGACATCCTTATCATTCATCGACATCACGGGCTGGTGGTCGGGGTGGTCAAGACTTGTTCTGGTGGGTGTGAAAATAATGAGGTAGAGGTAAAGGATACACTCCAGACGGTGGTCGAGGAGCTGAAACAAGGCTGTAAACAACTGGACGAGGCAGAGAAAATGTTACAACATCTTCTGTCAGATCGCATAACTAATCAAAACCAACAAATGCAGgttcaaaaattattaattctgCCAAATCTTTGGGAAGAACGTCTAAGGATTGTCCTGAATGAAGACCAAGATGTGGCACAA AATTTAAAGAAGTGCCTTGGATTTCCGGAGACTGCTGACATTTCTAACAAATGTCTCTGTTGCGATCATATGTGGAGTCCACATAGACAGCAAAAGATTAAAGACTGGTTCAACAGTCGATTTCCTGAAGCACGTGACAAAGCATTCGCTAGCGACAACGAGTATGCTGATATAGTTGCAAG GTTCTGTGAAGCTGCAACCATTTGGTCTTTGAACATTCCGGATCATCAGAGTGGCATCCTGCCCAAGACACTGGAAGACTGGGTGTGGATGACAGGTGAGGTGTTCAACAAGCCAATACTACAGCTACAGCAGTGGGAGATACTAAACACAGACAGTCCTCGGGTCTTCCTCTCGGGGCCGCCAGCTTCAGGTAAGACGAGGATGCTGGTGTTGGCAGGCAAACGATGGATGTCCGAGGGTCACAAGGTTCACGTGGTTTCCACTGGAAGGAAGAGTCGAGCAGCAAGTCATGTGATTTACACAGAGCTGTCGATGGCCTCCAAAGAAATGTCAGGATCGTGTGAACTGATAACTTTCGAGAAAGAAGATACAAAAGAAAGGATCGACAAACTTTTGAAGCTTGCTAAAACTATGTACATCATAGCTGATGAGGCTTACAA TGCTGAAAGCTCAAGTTTTAAGGATTTTGTTGATGGTCTCCAAAAGGTCCCAAATCTCCATCTATGGGCTGCCAGTTGTTTACCAAACATCGCCCCGCAGTGCTGCAAGCCTCACCTCCTTAAAGACAGTTTTACTTGTCCACCTGCAATCTTAGCGAGATATGATGTGTCAGAACTTGCCGCCAAGAATACTGTCGACTTTTGGAGGTATGACAGTAGAACCACAGCGCCCACGGATGGTCCGCCAGTAATAGAAGTTTACCATGATGACAAAGGTCACAATGGTGACTATCCACACGACTGCAAGACATGTGCCAACGAAGTCATGAAATTACTTCAAATCCTTTGCGTCATTAAACCAG TTGGTGCCAACCAAAGGGCCGAAGGACAGGCCAAGCTGTTGAGTAAAGACATCTTGGTTCTGTGTGAAAATGATGGAGAGACAGCTGTGAGTGCTGCACTGAAGGAGTCAGGAGTGAGTGTGAAGACAGTGGACGAACAGAACCGTGAACAAGTTTTTGAAGCCAACAACAATGAAGTGTGGGAAGCTAAGAGTGAACACATGTTTGGCATCAAACGGAAAGTCGTGATTTATGTAGAAGGAAATCCAAAGGACAAACACAAGATGCCTGTCAAACTCAAACGATTGAGAGGTCTCACCAGTGCAACATCTCAGCTGATCTGGTTGGTAGGATGTAAGAATTAA
- the LOC112575762 gene encoding uncharacterized protein LOC112575762 isoform X2: protein MEGDGRSRDIYTSSTSFPRRLIVSTLLLSLQMSLYSRASAQDGRIMCDVLPAKLHGNTSLTCYFPEDVSKTRKEFSVYRYTDKNSPDDVLDCWWMLEKVECRHDQGYEYNKMISNKLSLEILEVSAPQVYACQLPGYGPESIITCDLKVEPEKTSCHVPSVKENEPTTFTCIFSVDLRVTRQDVKVIHQSNTETDVVSCTWINKEPSCTSVPGFEVNNTITDRLTIKVPRATLEYNGTYVCHLQVSQSEHFESCDFIVMTATTTPVGTIVAVTVGVITAVFVTVTVIIAFIIRKRRSRKPSEAKNRKEKKSMIQTDVNKTTKNFLADLSNGFRKTYPEYNTKAYVVPPLYFNDNTYELTTFAGEDVYVTIPPDQQTVKHDMAMGRVLKNLNLLAIFESEVMFVISQFDYNKYLANPTDEFADHSLPMPGELRKSDKHYGDFDILIIHRHHGLVVGVVKTCSGGCENNEVEVKDTLQTVVEELKQGCKQLDEAEKMLQHLLSDRITNQNQQMQVQKLLILPNLWEERLRIVLNEDQDVAQNLKKCLGFPETADISNKCLCCDHMWSPHRQQKIKDWFNSRFPEARDKAFASDNEYADIVARFCEAATIWSLNIPDHQSGILPKTLEDWVWMTGEVFNKPILQLQQWEILNTDSPRVFLSGPPASGKTRMLVLAGKRWMSEGHKVHVVSTGRKSRAASHVIYTELSMASKEMSGSCELITFEKEDTKERIDKLLKLAKTMYIIADEAYNAESSSFKDFVDGLQKVPNLHLWAASCLPNIAPQCCKPHLLKDSFTCPPAILARYDVSELAAKNTVDFWRYDSRTTAPTDGPPVIEVYHDDKGHNGDYPHDCKTCANEVMKLLQILCVIKPVGANQRAEGQAKLLSKDILVLCENDGETAVSAALKESGVSVKTVDEQNREQVFEANNNEVWEAKSEHMFGIKRKVVIYVEGKPNDKHEMSVNLNRLRGVTSAKSQLIWLKRPRKSKTVSAMKVYFSKSQTLCLG, encoded by the exons ATGGAAGGAGATggaagatcacgtgacatttataCCTCTAGCACGTCATTTCCGCGTCGTCTCATTGTGTCTACGTTACTCTTGAGCCTTCAAATGTCATTGTATTCAAGAGCATCAGCACAAG ATGGTCGAATAATGTGCGATGTTCTCCCTGCCAAACTACATGGTAACACTTCTCTGACTTGCTATTTTCCTGAGGATGTCAGTAAAACGAGGAAAGAGTTCAGTGTCTATCGATACACAGATAAAAACAGTCCAG ATGATGTTCTGGACTGCTGGTGGATGTTGGAAAAAGTAGAGTGTCGACATGACCAGGGATACGAGTATAACAAAATGATATCTAATAAACTGTCACTAGAGATCCTAGAAGTTTCAGCTCCACAGGTGTACGCCTGTCAGCTACCTGGCTATGGACCCGAGTCCATTATCACCTGTGACCTCAAGGTTGAGCCAG AAAAGACAAGCTGCCATGTTCCAAGTGTGAAGGAGAATGAACCGACAACATTCACATGTATCTTCAGTGTTGACCTCAGGGTCACGAGACAGGACGTCAAAGTCATCCATCAAAGCAACACAg AAACTGATGTCGTCAGCTGCACGTGGATAAACAAAGAACCATCCTGCACCTCAGTCCCGGGGtttgaagtaaacaacacaatCACTGATCGTCTGACAATCAAAGTACCCCGGGCTACTCTCGAGTACAATGGGACATACGTGTGTCACCTACAAGTCTCTCAGTCTGAACACTTTGAGTCATGTGACTTTATTGTAATGACAG CTACTACCACACCAGTGGGAACTATCGTCGCTGTAACTGTTGGAGTAATAACAGCCGTGTTTGTTACCGTAACAGTGATCATCGCCTTCATCATCAGAAAACGCAGATCACG CAAACCATCGGAAGCGAAAAATCGTAAGGAAAAGAAGTCAATGATACAAACC GATGTCAATAAAACTACAAAGAACTTCTTGGCTGACCTCTCCAATGGTTTCCGGAAGACATATCCCGAGTATAACACAAAAGCCTATGTTGTGCCGCCGTTGTACTTCAATGACAACACATATGAACTGACCACCTTTGCTGGAGAAGACGTGTACGTCACCATTCCACCCGATCAACAAACTGTGAAGCACGACATGGCCATGGGTCGGGTCTTGAAAAATCTTAACCTTCTAGCAATTTTTGAAAGTGAAGTGATGTTTGTCATATCGCAGTTCGACTACAACAAGTACTTGGCTAATCCTACGGACGAGTTCGCTGATCACAGTTTACCAATGCCTGGTGAACTGAGGAAGTCTGACAAACACTACGGAGACTTTGACATCCTTATCATTCATCGACATCACGGGCTGGTGGTCGGGGTGGTCAAGACTTGTTCTGGTGGGTGTGAAAATAATGAGGTAGAGGTAAAGGATACACTCCAGACGGTGGTCGAGGAGCTGAAACAAGGCTGTAAACAACTGGACGAGGCAGAGAAAATGTTACAACATCTTCTGTCAGATCGCATAACTAATCAAAACCAACAAATGCAGgttcaaaaattattaattctgCCAAATCTTTGGGAAGAACGTCTAAGGATTGTCCTGAATGAAGACCAAGATGTGGCACAA AATTTAAAGAAGTGCCTTGGATTTCCGGAGACTGCTGACATTTCTAACAAATGTCTCTGTTGCGATCATATGTGGAGTCCACATAGACAGCAAAAGATTAAAGACTGGTTCAACAGTCGATTTCCTGAAGCACGTGACAAAGCATTCGCTAGCGACAACGAGTATGCTGATATAGTTGCAAG GTTCTGTGAAGCTGCAACCATTTGGTCTTTGAACATTCCGGATCATCAGAGTGGCATCCTGCCCAAGACACTGGAAGACTGGGTGTGGATGACAGGTGAGGTGTTCAACAAGCCAATACTACAGCTACAGCAGTGGGAGATACTAAACACAGACAGTCCTCGGGTCTTCCTCTCGGGGCCGCCAGCTTCAGGTAAGACGAGGATGCTGGTGTTGGCAGGCAAACGATGGATGTCCGAGGGTCACAAGGTTCACGTGGTTTCCACTGGAAGGAAGAGTCGAGCAGCAAGTCATGTGATTTACACAGAGCTGTCGATGGCCTCCAAAGAAATGTCAGGATCGTGTGAACTGATAACTTTCGAGAAAGAAGATACAAAAGAAAGGATCGACAAACTTTTGAAGCTTGCTAAAACTATGTACATCATAGCTGATGAGGCTTACAA TGCTGAAAGCTCAAGTTTTAAGGATTTTGTTGATGGTCTCCAAAAGGTCCCAAATCTCCATCTATGGGCTGCCAGTTGTTTACCAAACATCGCCCCGCAGTGCTGCAAGCCTCACCTCCTTAAAGACAGTTTTACTTGTCCACCTGCAATCTTAGCGAGATATGATGTGTCAGAACTTGCCGCCAAGAATACTGTCGACTTTTGGAGGTATGACAGTAGAACCACAGCGCCCACGGATGGTCCGCCAGTAATAGAAGTTTACCATGATGACAAAGGTCACAATGGTGACTATCCACACGACTGCAAGACATGTGCCAACGAAGTCATGAAATTACTTCAAATCCTTTGCGTCATTAAACCAG TTGGTGCCAACCAAAGGGCCGAAGGACAGGCCAAGCTGTTGAGTAAAGACATCTTGGTTCTGTGTGAAAATGATGGAGAGACAGCTGTGAGTGCTGCACTGAAGGAGTCAGGAGTGAGTGTGAAGACAGTGGACGAACAGAACCGTGAACAAGTTTTTGAAGCCAACAACAATGAAGTGTGGGAAGCTAAGAGTGAACACATGTTTGGCATCAAACGGAAAGTCGTGATTTATGT TGAAGGAAAGCCAAATGACAAACACGAAATGTCTGTCAACCTAAACCGATTGCGAGGTGTCACCAGTGCAAAATCTCAGCTGATCTGGTTGAAGAGACCTAGGAAGAGTAAAACAGTTTCTGCGATGAAAGTGTATTTTTCTAAGTCACAGACACTTTGTCTTGGATAG
- the LOC112575762 gene encoding uncharacterized protein LOC112575762 isoform X1 — protein sequence MEGDGRSRDIYTSSTSFPRRLIVSTLLLSLQMSLYSRASAQDGRIMCDVLPAKLHGNTSLTCYFPEDVSKTRKEFSVYRYTDKNSPDDVLDCWWMLEKVECRHDQGYEYNKMISNKLSLEILEVSAPQVYACQLPGYGPESIITCDLKVEPEKTSCHVPSVKENEPTTFTCIFSVDLRVTRQDVKVIHQSNTETDVVSCTWINKEPSCTSVPGFEVNNTITDRLTIKVPRATLEYNGTYVCHLQVSQSEHFESCDFIVMTVSATTTPVGTIVAVTVGVITAVFVTVTVIIAFIIRKRRSRKPSEAKNRKEKKSMIQTDVNKTTKNFLADLSNGFRKTYPEYNTKAYVVPPLYFNDNTYELTTFAGEDVYVTIPPDQQTVKHDMAMGRVLKNLNLLAIFESEVMFVISQFDYNKYLANPTDEFADHSLPMPGELRKSDKHYGDFDILIIHRHHGLVVGVVKTCSGGCENNEVEVKDTLQTVVEELKQGCKQLDEAEKMLQHLLSDRITNQNQQMQVQKLLILPNLWEERLRIVLNEDQDVAQNLKKCLGFPETADISNKCLCCDHMWSPHRQQKIKDWFNSRFPEARDKAFASDNEYADIVARFCEAATIWSLNIPDHQSGILPKTLEDWVWMTGEVFNKPILQLQQWEILNTDSPRVFLSGPPASGKTRMLVLAGKRWMSEGHKVHVVSTGRKSRAASHVIYTELSMASKEMSGSCELITFEKEDTKERIDKLLKLAKTMYIIADEAYNAESSSFKDFVDGLQKVPNLHLWAASCLPNIAPQCCKPHLLKDSFTCPPAILARYDVSELAAKNTVDFWRYDSRTTAPTDGPPVIEVYHDDKGHNGDYPHDCKTCANEVMKLLQILCVIKPVGANQRAEGQAKLLSKDILVLCENDGETAVSAALKESGVSVKTVDEQNREQVFEANNNEVWEAKSEHMFGIKRKVVIYVEGKPNDKHEMSVNLNRLRGVTSAKSQLIWLKRPRKSKTVSAMKVYFSKSQTLCLG from the exons ATGGAAGGAGATggaagatcacgtgacatttataCCTCTAGCACGTCATTTCCGCGTCGTCTCATTGTGTCTACGTTACTCTTGAGCCTTCAAATGTCATTGTATTCAAGAGCATCAGCACAAG ATGGTCGAATAATGTGCGATGTTCTCCCTGCCAAACTACATGGTAACACTTCTCTGACTTGCTATTTTCCTGAGGATGTCAGTAAAACGAGGAAAGAGTTCAGTGTCTATCGATACACAGATAAAAACAGTCCAG ATGATGTTCTGGACTGCTGGTGGATGTTGGAAAAAGTAGAGTGTCGACATGACCAGGGATACGAGTATAACAAAATGATATCTAATAAACTGTCACTAGAGATCCTAGAAGTTTCAGCTCCACAGGTGTACGCCTGTCAGCTACCTGGCTATGGACCCGAGTCCATTATCACCTGTGACCTCAAGGTTGAGCCAG AAAAGACAAGCTGCCATGTTCCAAGTGTGAAGGAGAATGAACCGACAACATTCACATGTATCTTCAGTGTTGACCTCAGGGTCACGAGACAGGACGTCAAAGTCATCCATCAAAGCAACACAg AAACTGATGTCGTCAGCTGCACGTGGATAAACAAAGAACCATCCTGCACCTCAGTCCCGGGGtttgaagtaaacaacacaatCACTGATCGTCTGACAATCAAAGTACCCCGGGCTACTCTCGAGTACAATGGGACATACGTGTGTCACCTACAAGTCTCTCAGTCTGAACACTTTGAGTCATGTGACTTTATTGTAATGACAG TTTCAGCTACTACCACACCAGTGGGAACTATCGTCGCTGTAACTGTTGGAGTAATAACAGCCGTGTTTGTTACCGTAACAGTGATCATCGCCTTCATCATCAGAAAACGCAGATCACG CAAACCATCGGAAGCGAAAAATCGTAAGGAAAAGAAGTCAATGATACAAACC GATGTCAATAAAACTACAAAGAACTTCTTGGCTGACCTCTCCAATGGTTTCCGGAAGACATATCCCGAGTATAACACAAAAGCCTATGTTGTGCCGCCGTTGTACTTCAATGACAACACATATGAACTGACCACCTTTGCTGGAGAAGACGTGTACGTCACCATTCCACCCGATCAACAAACTGTGAAGCACGACATGGCCATGGGTCGGGTCTTGAAAAATCTTAACCTTCTAGCAATTTTTGAAAGTGAAGTGATGTTTGTCATATCGCAGTTCGACTACAACAAGTACTTGGCTAATCCTACGGACGAGTTCGCTGATCACAGTTTACCAATGCCTGGTGAACTGAGGAAGTCTGACAAACACTACGGAGACTTTGACATCCTTATCATTCATCGACATCACGGGCTGGTGGTCGGGGTGGTCAAGACTTGTTCTGGTGGGTGTGAAAATAATGAGGTAGAGGTAAAGGATACACTCCAGACGGTGGTCGAGGAGCTGAAACAAGGCTGTAAACAACTGGACGAGGCAGAGAAAATGTTACAACATCTTCTGTCAGATCGCATAACTAATCAAAACCAACAAATGCAGgttcaaaaattattaattctgCCAAATCTTTGGGAAGAACGTCTAAGGATTGTCCTGAATGAAGACCAAGATGTGGCACAA AATTTAAAGAAGTGCCTTGGATTTCCGGAGACTGCTGACATTTCTAACAAATGTCTCTGTTGCGATCATATGTGGAGTCCACATAGACAGCAAAAGATTAAAGACTGGTTCAACAGTCGATTTCCTGAAGCACGTGACAAAGCATTCGCTAGCGACAACGAGTATGCTGATATAGTTGCAAG GTTCTGTGAAGCTGCAACCATTTGGTCTTTGAACATTCCGGATCATCAGAGTGGCATCCTGCCCAAGACACTGGAAGACTGGGTGTGGATGACAGGTGAGGTGTTCAACAAGCCAATACTACAGCTACAGCAGTGGGAGATACTAAACACAGACAGTCCTCGGGTCTTCCTCTCGGGGCCGCCAGCTTCAGGTAAGACGAGGATGCTGGTGTTGGCAGGCAAACGATGGATGTCCGAGGGTCACAAGGTTCACGTGGTTTCCACTGGAAGGAAGAGTCGAGCAGCAAGTCATGTGATTTACACAGAGCTGTCGATGGCCTCCAAAGAAATGTCAGGATCGTGTGAACTGATAACTTTCGAGAAAGAAGATACAAAAGAAAGGATCGACAAACTTTTGAAGCTTGCTAAAACTATGTACATCATAGCTGATGAGGCTTACAA TGCTGAAAGCTCAAGTTTTAAGGATTTTGTTGATGGTCTCCAAAAGGTCCCAAATCTCCATCTATGGGCTGCCAGTTGTTTACCAAACATCGCCCCGCAGTGCTGCAAGCCTCACCTCCTTAAAGACAGTTTTACTTGTCCACCTGCAATCTTAGCGAGATATGATGTGTCAGAACTTGCCGCCAAGAATACTGTCGACTTTTGGAGGTATGACAGTAGAACCACAGCGCCCACGGATGGTCCGCCAGTAATAGAAGTTTACCATGATGACAAAGGTCACAATGGTGACTATCCACACGACTGCAAGACATGTGCCAACGAAGTCATGAAATTACTTCAAATCCTTTGCGTCATTAAACCAG TTGGTGCCAACCAAAGGGCCGAAGGACAGGCCAAGCTGTTGAGTAAAGACATCTTGGTTCTGTGTGAAAATGATGGAGAGACAGCTGTGAGTGCTGCACTGAAGGAGTCAGGAGTGAGTGTGAAGACAGTGGACGAACAGAACCGTGAACAAGTTTTTGAAGCCAACAACAATGAAGTGTGGGAAGCTAAGAGTGAACACATGTTTGGCATCAAACGGAAAGTCGTGATTTATGT TGAAGGAAAGCCAAATGACAAACACGAAATGTCTGTCAACCTAAACCGATTGCGAGGTGTCACCAGTGCAAAATCTCAGCTGATCTGGTTGAAGAGACCTAGGAAGAGTAAAACAGTTTCTGCGATGAAAGTGTATTTTTCTAAGTCACAGACACTTTGTCTTGGATAG